The genomic window GTATGAGGTATTTCCTGCTTCCTCATGCTCTGGATTCTATCcccatgtttttctctttcataacAGTGAGTACAGTGGGAGAGCAATGATAGAGAATCCAAGGCCATATTTCCTCCAGCATCCTGGAGGACCCACAAGCTGTCGTAATTCCTTCCCAGAGTGGGGCATCTGCccttgttctgtttctctgaaggTGTCTGTAGCaatcactgcagtgctgctaTACAAGTACCCCCTGATTTGACTGGtttctgcttggtttctgaCATTGCTTAGGTGGAACTTCAACTTCTGCACCATGGAGTGCTTGCCACACTGTGATTGCTGCAGTTCTTGGGGGCAATCTCCTCTGATTAAGACATCATCTATATAATGGTACATTTTCACCTCCTGAGGACATGAGACCTCCTGTGGATTTGTGGTGTTCATGGAAGGAGCTGAGTCCCCTTCCAGCCAACAATCCCAGGATGAGATGTATCAACTGACCAGGCTGGATCCCTTCCTTGAGGAGGGGTAAAGGAGATCCCAGCCTGTCCTGTCCTGCCTGTCCTGTCTGATGATGGGAcaagaaacaggctgcccacagaAGTGGTTGTGTCACCATCTGTGGAGGTATATAAAAGACATGTTCTAAGGGGCATGGTTAACGTGTTGACTTGCAGTGTTCTGTTAATGATGGACTTGATATTCTTAagggtctttcccaacctaaatggttccatgattctacagACTCTTGTTGTTCAGACCAAACTGTGTCTCCTCAGAGCAATGACAGTGCAGGAAGGCAGTGTGTCTGCAGCTGAGGGAGGCAGCATCAGTGCTTGCTTCAGGCTGTTTCCCATAGGGTTCCCCTGGAGCCCCAGGGAGGCCTGGAGGGAGCccaaagcagcagaggcagagccaccTTGGGCTGggcctctgctgctgagctgggaccaAGAGGAGACCTGTGAGCCTCAGAGAGCTTAAAGGCACTTGGCAGTGGAGGATGCTGAGAGCTCCCTGCAGGAGGAaccttcccagccctgtgcatggtaaggctgtgggtgcagggcaatgcagctgcagctcctggagggatcTCCGCAAGCTGCTGCCTGGGACAGTCCATGGGATGTGTCAGGAGGACTCTCTTGGTTTCTGTGTGTAGataaggaggaggatgtggtgcagagcagggcttccctctgcaccatggcagggacaggacaaggcaggTCCCTTGTGCCGggttgtgctggctgcaggctgtgaatgTGGGTGTGCAGCCAGGGGTGCCCAGCGCTGTCCTTGCGagcagggtccctgcagcccaggggctgtgtgcaggggcagggactctgctgcctgccagggtcAGCACTCAGCCTGCCTGGGAGCTCCCACGGTGCTGGGAGAGaaactggggtgggggggaaggaacAACTCCTGGCATGGAAGAAAAAGTGTTCTTGTGCATGGAGAGGGTGCTGTGTGGGtcagggctgctcagagctccaCATCACTCTGAGGACATTTGCAGAGCATCTTCTGAAAGACACTGAGGCAGCATTTGCCTTAGTAGGAAGGATCCAGAGCTTTGATGTTTTCACTCTTGGTGGGCAGGttgggcagtgggagctgggaattCACTTCTCTGCTTTGGAGGAGGCACCGAGAGTCTTGTCAGGActtgtgtgagctgctcctgagcccctgcacaggcagagatgcccctgggcagagccctgctgccgggaggggtgtgcagggcagagctgagcacacagcccatgggatgggctctggcagcactgagagggagcagagctgggcacagagcagcagctcctggcagggacagctccaggcagcagagccatgggcagggagtggggggaaagtgcagcccaggcctggggaggctgcgttcaggcagctctcttggtgtctgccactgcaggtggctgctggacaTGCTCTGATGGGCAAGGAGCTGACTCTCTCTACAAAGTGCAGGGCAGCTGAGAACCAGAGTGATGGACACTGCAGCAACCTTGAGTAGGCACTAACCCACAGACACTTGAGCCCTTCTGTCTGTCCCATGCTCACTCTTCACAGTTGCCTTCAGAAACTTTCTTTGGAATTTTATCCCTAAAAAAGGTGCTTGTCAGCTGTGACACtgacaaaacaagcaaaccaatCAACCTCAGAGACAATCATGAGCAATTCACGCTCAGCCTCTCCTATGGAGTCCAATAGTACATCAATGTGTAAATTGCACTTCTGTACCTGACATCCCTCCTGTCCTAACCCGTCACTGCCTGTTTCTCCCATGACAGTGCCCATGCCCACAGGCAGCAGATGTCCAACggcagctccatcacccacttcctcctcctgccattcGCACACACgcgggagctgcagctctgccacttcTGGCTCTTCCTGGGCATCTCCCTGGCTGCGCTCCTGGGCAACGGCTTcatcatcaccagcacagcctgcgaccagcacctccacacccccatgtacttcttcctgctcaacctctccctgctggacctgggctgcatcctcaCCACTGTGCCCAAATCCATGGCCAATTCCCTCTGGGACACCAGGGCCATCTCCTACACAGGTTGTGCTGCACAggtgtttttctttgtctttttcatttcagcagagTATTTTGTCCTCACTGTCATGGCCTACGACCGCTATGTGGCCATCTGCAAGCCCCTGCACTACGGGAtcctgctgggcagcagagcttgtgtccacatggcagcagctgcctgggccAGTGGCTTTCTCAAtgctctgctgcacacagccaatacattttcactacccctctgcagaggcaatgctgtggagcagttcttctgtgaaatcCCCCCGATCCTCAAGCTCTCCTGCTCACATTCCTACCTTAGGGAAGTTGGACTTCTTGTGCTAGGTTTCTCTTCAGCTATTGGCTGTTTTGTGTTCATTGTGGTATCCTATGTGCAGAtcttcagggctgtgctgaggatcCCCTCTGAGCAGGGACGCCACAAAGCCTTTTCCATGTGCCTCCCTCACCTGGCTGTGCTCTCCATGATTGTCAGCACTGGTACCTTTGCCTACCTGAAGcccccctccatctcctccccaaCCCTGGATCTGGTGGTATCAGTGCTGTACTCAGTGGTGCCTCCAGCAGTGAACCccctcatctacagcctgaggaaccaGGAGCTCAAGGATGCTGTGAAGAAGCTGGTGACTGGATGTTTTTGAACAGCCATACAGTGCCTGCTTTCCTCTAAAAATGGCTGCCAGTGTAGGTCATGACATGCCATGTCTGTCTTTGCtgctttacatttgttttcctgtttcaattTGTGGTGATGTTGTCTTCagagaaatgtcagttttcatcTCCTCCTGCTTAAGAAACCACCCTTGTTGTGTGACCCATAGACTTTGTGTCACTCTGGGGCTTTCACTTTATTTAAGGGAAATAAATGATCCTGCAGCAACTTCTTCTCTGTGCTATGTCCTCACATGGCAGGaatgaaggggaatgaaagcagctttgtggctCCTCTAGCTCTGgcatggctgctctgtgcctggagcaggaagagctcttgGGGAGCCCAAGGGTCggagctgttgtgctggtgtgaggagatgggatggcAGGGGGGGGGTTGCAGACCTTTCAGGGTGTagtgggcaggagagcaggggacacAGGGGTCCCTGCAGGGGACTTCCCTGCAAtggcccaggctggggctgcctggctgggaaCAGCCCATTGGAAAGGTCtgggtgggcaggagctggacaggagcgtgtgccctggcagcaagggaggacagcagcatcgtgggctgtatgagcaggagcacagcaggagaaCAAGGGAAAGGATGCTTGGGAATGCTCCATTCAGGTTTCAGATCCCCAGTTCAGGAATGCTATCAGCAGGCAGGACTGGGTTTAGCAATGGGCCCTCAGGACaggcagggactggagcatgATGTCGTGGttaaaaccaagtctgcacagctcattcactcactcccccccttgctcccctgactcccagagagttaggaaggagaatccaaagaatgtagccccccgggctgagataagcacagtttaatagctaaggcatgacacaaatcactgctgctactactactacaaataataatgataaagcaaacaacaagcgaagagaatacatctcaccagccaccgacccataactcaccccaccctgcctaaCCGAacactgaccgatacctcctccatccccccagacttccccagcccttccgggtctctccccgTTACATCCTGGATAagacatgctatggtatggaatacctctttggctagcctaggtcaggtgtcctgtctctccttcctcccggcctcccctcctccctggcagagcatgagctcagaaaaggacTTGGACAGACGAAATATTTCAgcaataactcaaaacatacttgctatcagcaaccattcccagcccgaaagtcaaaatacagcactgcaccagctaccaagaaggagaaaaatgactgctactgctcaaaccaggacaggaaaGGATGGGGTATCTGGGCTTACCCAGCCCAGAGAAGGGGAGGCTGATGGGGAGGTGGTGCCTGGTGGGAGGACAAAAGGCAATGGGGTATAGTGACAGAGGTGAGGTTGAGCCAGGACAGAAGGAAACCTTGTTCCCATAGGCTCAGGCAAGTGCTGCATCCGGTCACCCCGAGAGGCTGTGCAGTCTCTGGCCTTGGGGATTTCCAACTCAGACTGAATCAAGCCTTGAACCAAGTGCTCTGATCCTGTCCCTGATGGGTTAGACTGGAGGCCTcctggggtcccttccaacctctgTTCTCCTATGATCCTACAACGATGGGGTTATGAAGAGCCAAAAAGATGCCTCGAGGGCTGGAGGACATCTTagctctgcctgccccatccctggcagtgctaaAAGCCAGGATGGATGGGAGTCAGGTTTGCTCTAAGGCTGTGTTTTGCCCAGATCTGACGTTCACAAAGGATGTCAGATGAAATCCCAGAatcatttcatttgaaaagacCCTTGGGAACATCGAGTCCAGCCATTGACTGCTGTGCTCTAAGGGCTGGAGCACGTCCCcgatgaagagaggctgagagagctgggggtgttctgcctggagaagagaatgttCCAGGCAGACATCTTAGCATCTGCCCATAGCTAATCTGGGCCTGCgaaaaatctggagaggggctttttacacgAGTGTGCAGTGACAGGAagagggggaatggatttaagcTGAAAAAAGGGAGATTTAGCTTGGACATTTGGAGGAATTTTTTCTATTTgtgggtggtgggacactggcacagggtgcccacaggatctgtggctgccctattcctggaagtgttcaaggccaggttggttggGAGTCATCTTCTGTCTGAAGCAGTGCTTTGTCCAGCTCTAATGCTCACAAGGGATGTCAGTTGAAATTCAAGTTCATTGTAAAGTTCTCTATATGTACTCATGACTCGGATGACTCTGGTCTGTATGAGGGAGGCTCAGCATGGCCTCAGACTCATTTTGACTGTGTTGTTTATGTACTGGCTTAACACTGATGATATTTTTTGTGGGTGGGTTATAAAACATTCTCTGTATGACTGAAAACTTGAAAAGTATTGAAACAGGGAGAAGTTCTCAGCTTTTTACACAttagtgcagagccaggagagctgTAGTGTCCCATTGGTGCTTTCCCATTTGTCCTGTGCTCAAACTCACACTGCCTGTAAGATGCCTTCACACACATATTGATCTTAAGAACCCTCACCAACACCtgtcctgtgctgagagcagggcagcagagtTTCAAAGGGCAGATCAAGGAGCTCTCATGGGGAGACTCCCCAGTGGAgataggaaagagaaatgtgtgtcaAAAGGTGGACTTGTGGTGCAAGAGGTCACCCAGAGGGAGTCTGGCTCAGCCCATGGCTTTGTGTTTCAAGGCACAGACAGCCATGGGTGcagagatgggactgaagggacagaaatgccaggggagagctggctgggaaagcAAGATGGGTGTCAGCAGCCTGAAGGGAAAGAGGTGCAGGCATGGGCCAGTGCaggacagcctgcagcagagatgagggaGGATTCTGGCAAGGCTGAAAggcaaaagagaacaaaaggtcTCTGTCCCCTGCCCTATGGCACTTGCCTCTTTCATCAAGGCCTGGGAGGAGAACTTTCATTCTCAGGGTTTCAGGCTCTACTTCtccaagggctgtgctcagggctTGGCCTTTCTGCTTCATCAAACACACCAAGGGTGTTCTCACCATCAGACACCTGCACTTTGCCTTTGTCTGCTGTAATCACAGCCTACAGGTACTTGCTTTAATGAGTCCCTGGGGAGGCTTTGTGAGGAACAGCCTCAGTGGGGCCCATTAATGCTGAAGGGACTTGGGGCTTTGTTTCTGACTTGCACTTCTTGAGAGCTTTCTTCAGTCTCCTCTCACTACTTGAGGCTCACGCACTCAGATCAAATACACCATGGGGCTCATTAAAACCTTTGGGTTTAGTTAAGTCTTTCATATCACAAAGAACAATTGGAGGATTCCAAGAGCAGGGAGATTACAAAGATAATCTGATAAAAGCTATTTGaaggtatttattttatcacttttcagttcagaaatgtCTGTGTGTTCTGGAATGCCGGCACAGGGATCACTGGAACCTGCCAGGGCCCTGCCACCTTCCGCAATGCCCGGTGGGCTTCCGTGAGCCTTGCTGGAGCCAGGCAGGTCCCCTTGTGCTGAGCTCCCAgtgacagcaccagcagctgcactgcccaggcctgctcctgccctgacaccttctgagcacctctgaccccagcagctcctgcacacacaaggctcctgctttgcccccagcacctctgcaggcagagctgagctccaagcACATCAAcaagcccagggctgagctcctcCTCACCCATGCCCTGCTCCTACAGCTGCCGTGGCACCAGCacatctcctgacagcttctcctcccttcacagcagcacccacaatgtCTTTGCAGCCACACTCAAACAGGATGGCAAAGTCAAAGCACACGGCCCTGGATGTGCAGGGCAGCCACGGCAGATGCAGCTCCCGACCCTCAGAGGAGGGGTCTCCTCTGCACTGgttcctgcagggctctggctcCTGCAATAGCCCCCGCTCAGCTCAGCGTGGGGGCCCCATTTGTCACAATGGGCAAATCCACAGCGACCGCCAGGGCTTTGTGATGGCGGCAGCATCGTGCCCATGGCCActgggcacccaggggtgctgcggGAGTCACTGCAAGGGGGGggcaccaggctctgcccagccggcTCGGGGAGGTCCCTCaggggctgctcttcctcagtgtcTTTGGTGCGGAGGTGCAGCATGCGAGGGgtcacagctcagcctgggcaaTGGAACAGGCGTCACAGCACCTACGGCAAGTGCAGAGTGACCCACATTGGCACAGCAGAGAAtcctggaatcccagactgggttgggctggaagggaccttaaagctcatccagatccaacccctgccatgggcagggacaccttccactgcagcagcttgatCCCATGGCCTGTGTCTCTGTGCactcccagagcatcctggggATACCCCTAGAGAATCCCAGAGaaggctgcagcacctccagaGCACCCCATGGACCCAGTCAGAGCTCATGCATCACAATGACcttggggacatggggaccACAGGGGTGGCTGATTCTGGAACTCCCCATGTTCAGGTGTGCGAGGCCATAGAACCCCACAGAACCCCTCAGCAGTGGCACCGGCATCTCAGAAACAGACCAAACAATGGAAATATTTGTAACCCTCAGGAGTTTCACTGAATCGGGATATTAAGGAAGTAACAgagtggaaagttactgctgAGCACTTAGGAGACTATCAAAGGGATGccagaagcaaaataaaggtGTTCAGATTTCACCAGAACTGGAGTCTGTCTTTGATACCCCacagcacagggtgcccacagaagctgtgtctgccccatggctgctgtgttcaaggccaggttgcacacaGGGCCATGGGatcaacctgctctagtggaaggtgtccctgcccatggcaggggttggagctgcatgagctctaaggtccctcccagcccAAAGCGGGTGGCAGCCCATGATGCTGGCACTGCCATGGGCTCCCTGGCAGGTGAGTGCTGGGCCTGGCTCTTGCCCTGGCTTCTGGGCCACTGCAGTGGGTGCTGCATGTGAGGAGGGATGTGGGAAGaggctctgtgctggctgaggTGCCATGGTCCTGCTGGGACCTGGGCTTCCCACCCAGGAACCCTGTGGGCAGGGACTGGGGCTTTGTCACTGCTGTCATTGCAAGCAGGGCATCCACTATACAAGGAGCTTGTGTTGTTCTCTGCTCCGTTCCCACTTCTGCCTAGGACACCTCAtatctgcagcccagcagcactgcctgtagCACCCCCAAATTGAACCTCACCCCACCATCACCATGGGCCATGCCAAATGAAACTGGGGACCCAAAATCCTGGAATGgtcccacccccacccccaaccGGAGATGCccaaaaatacagctttctccCCCCCAAAGACAGCAGCCCCAAAACACTCCTTGTTGCCCCCAAACCACACACCATGGGGTGCTGCAGAAcagactcagtcagagaccaatatgatcagacaaaaaaccatttattgcaaagcattaactccttatatactattgcttacacacacctacagcaatttggcatatcatgattggatacttgtcctgaagaaccttagtgactaacatagaattggttaaggacaggtgtgagaacttgacctcgaacgcttgccaacagtccacagttctcatcactcagtgaattacagcttcttcttatcttgcttgcttaggcttcctcaggcctcccacggccttgctgtatccctcggagttattcagagctcatgtaccaaatatccattctcctgtgagaactgtctccacatctccccctttttctctctactaaaagttttttacaatttgggatatttgctctgtcactgctggacttgtgtaacataacaacccactactctaggcagcattatttcagtaagattagtgtgatttgaagtcacttgaacctttataacatgtggcataccagtgaatcctacacaccatgtaacaggttggaataatggggatttaacagatgtgctcagtgtACTTGTCCattatgttgttgagttctggggctttatatgttttgctggcagtcagtatggtcctgttgatagctgtacacagctgggcctgcccttttctcctgtatggctctctgataacagcggaggccatccctcacatcaaggtctggcatggcatgtgtctccaccgccctatgcctgctgggttgcagccagcagcggagctaaaggttctccttggtggcagacacagaggccaacccagtcttgcccttgactgtggtatcaggcatttggtcaacatcagtccttgcaccttgttgtcaatgcagaatttcacctgcttaacccagtaacaagtcactactatagcaaagcacacacagatttacattagcagagtaactatcacagagtgcatcagcatgttgaagatgctgatgacagcaagtgactaaccaaagaaattccTTACAGTGGAgctctcccaccctcttaatttgttccattacctgctttgtaacagtgccatcatattagaatctttctagcttttgccttagcattttctagcatctgctgcaaatttgcattctttaacatctcttttacaagtgacaattccatacaatacaaggtatagcttcttattagcaactggctagtaaatacaggtggttttatatgcagaatcacaacctctaataatagctactttacaagcacacatattcaagctgttacttttcagttgcccccaagtgatgttttgcaatcattcgtttctctctatctcattctgcttggggtgttcacggtcagctcctgtaaCTGATGCAttgagttcttccactcatctgtccagctcatggcaaagcttgacaaactttgcaggcagctgccacggacctgtaggtaggaggacagaaatacaCTCCCTatcccaggttatcagttcttgagaagcaGACAGCTTAAAGcaattccttaaagcagaagcattctgatgcaaacagaatgtgaagcagctgcagaaatagactgcacagtgttaacagccaaaggggtttgctccatcattacactcccccccctttttttttctcacacaagcagaatcaaaagcaatacttcctaatccctatggctcagaccacattggAACATTATAAGGGGGGGGCTTCCTTGAACCCTTTctatttgatcagcctgtcagtgtcccaagaaagaCGAGACCCTTGTGTCtgaccagcctgtctgcatcccattgtgggaACCATACTGGACAGCTGACTGTATCGGAGGGTGATTCGACCAACCTGTTCAGGGACCCATGCTGACAGCATtactgaatcaaatcccttacatgctgttgatagtacactggctggaaaacaagcttgaagcaatacacaacaaaactacagtcactaataacagctaaaatgagttaattatttagcatgcataaaattcttacccaacAGGTGTCCCTATGGGGACCAGGCAGGGTCAGCCCATCAGCTGATCCCAGAAGTTCCAATGAACTTCTCCACTCTTTTTTTACCAGTCGCTCACCCTCCTTTGCACAGCCTgcctgccttctcagcagcaacAACCATAAATCCctgctgcacttttgcattaaccctttcttgccccaaatgttaaactgctacccaTTAAAAACATCTACATGAAACCAACAAcacaaaatatacagaacactcctccctcatcacacacatacacacgtATGGGATaccacaagcacactccacacaactacaatatttgaaacacaaaatccagacaatcattactcccactacatggtcccacatacagaacatGGTGCAAGGAGCTcgtgaagactatcaggaaaccagctccgagaagcatcattgcagtgcaaggtggcaggctcaaccttagcgggcatccccacagaggctctgcctccctcacattgcatgaggcttgggcttttatactgaccaaaatgcacactcattccgacacaggtggccagcctatgttggaagaagtggccagcagtatctataaaggtttccaagggttgatagaaacatggacatgcttatatttaccaacttctagttcatgagtatcacagagactGTaccaaaggagttgtatatAGGGTCCCAAATCtacggtctgacacattctgcccgatacccctgataagagcatacaagagaccatCCCATCTTGGGTGGGAAGCGCACATaccagcacacacaccacgggaaactgtgcaatacatccacatccctcACCtgtctcccttctccctttacagctgcccatttatcaggaggatctgggggatataaatcaggcttcttttccggatgaataggctccaggtcagaagtaccatccaggtcagcattggcattatcaggcgtcagaatctcaggatcacaacagcaaactgatgaacgtgcacaggctccttctcaggGTCAATAGGAGATGGGTCGAAAGGgtcatcttcatccccatcctcagtcttcgctgccGCAGCGGCAACCAGCAGAGGTTCAGGGGGGAGCccactggtctccatgatctcattttttgactttaaggtctctaaaacagttctccaaatgactaacaaacttttcacagcatcattgcctttcgtggctgcattccacagtttaactcctgccccattccacaaagagatctcaagtctGAcagactcatcaatctctgggtaatgagtcttcaaccatttcagcaCCAaatttaagtctgtctctttcaaggttgctcccttcatcTTGAGAAGggctgaaaacatccataaatcagaggcttctttcttagtaattttctcccaagtctcgagattaaaagcttcaccaactcccacaattaactccttactccagagcaacaatctttttagcatagcttcatcatagtctgtccctctcacagagaggatatgttggaagagcttaagtattacttcttcttctttacttaactgttttcccatccttaagcccccttccaaccgtccggctgctcaccttatttgcactgcgcagtgtctccgggctcacaaggctccgatccgaggattccctcctccgaggcttctgcctcccaatcttggtccagccagatcgattccagccaatttcttcacggcccagcgattcacaccctcttccatttcaatgtgaacttatagagggtccctgttcgggcaccatttgctgcagaaaggactcagtcagagacca from Melopsittacus undulatus isolate bMelUnd1 unplaced genomic scaffold, bMelUnd1.mat.Z mat_scaffold_65_arrow_ctg1, whole genome shotgun sequence includes these protein-coding regions:
- the LOC117438830 gene encoding olfactory receptor 14C36-like, which encodes MSNGSSITHFLLLPFAHTRELQLCHFWLFLGISLAALLGNGFIITSTACDQHLHTPMYFFLLNLSLLDLGCILTTVPKSMANSLWDTRAISYTGCAAQVFFFVFFISAEYFVLTVMAYDRYVAICKPLHYGILLGSRACVHMAAAAWASGFLNALLHTANTFSLPLCRGNAVEQFFCEIPPILKLSCSHSYLREVGLLVLGFSSAIGCFVFIVVSYVQIFRAVLRIPSEQGRHKAFSMCLPHLAVLSMIVSTGTFAYLKPPSISSPTLDLVVSVLYSVVPPAVNPLIYSLRNQELKDAVKKLVTGCF